A region from the Melospiza melodia melodia isolate bMelMel2 unplaced genomic scaffold, bMelMel2.pri scaffold_37, whole genome shotgun sequence genome encodes:
- the LOC134434453 gene encoding olfactory receptor 14J1-like yields the protein LHYGTLLGSRACAHMAAAAWASAFLTALMHTANTFSLPLCHGNALGQFFCEIPQILKLSCSKSQLREVGLLAVSACLVFGCFLFIVFSYVQIFRAVLRIPSEQGRHEAFSTCLPHLGVLSVFISTGTFAYLKPPNISSPSLDLALSVLYSVVPPKH from the exons ctgcactacgggaccctcctgggcagcagagcttgtgcccacatggcagcagctgcctgggccagtgcctttctcactgctctcatgcacacagccaatacattttccctgcccctgtgccatggcaatgccctgggccagttcttctgcgaaatcccacagatcctcaagctctcctgctccaaatcccaactcagggaagtgggacttcttgctgtcagtgcctgtttggtatttggctgttttttgttcattgttttctcctatgtgcagatcttcagggctgtgctgaggatcccatctgagcagggacggcacgaagccttttccacctgcctccctcacctgggtgtgctatctgtgtttatcagcacaggcacatttgcctatttgaagcctcccaacatttcctccccatccctggatctggccctgtcagttctgtactcggtggtgcctcca aaacacTAA
- the LOC134434452 gene encoding olfactory receptor 14J1-like yields MSNSSSISHFLLLALADTRQLQLLHFCLLLGIFLAALLANGLIICAVACGHHLHTPMFFFLLNLALSDLGSICTTVPKAMHNSLWDIRTISYTGCAAQLFFFLFFISAEYFLLTVMCYDRYVSICKPLHYGTLLGSRACAYMAAAAWASGFLNALMHTVNTFSLPLCHGNALGQFFCEIPHILKLSCTKSFLRELGLSVFTTFLAFGCFVFIVFSYVQIFRAVLRISSAQGRHKAFSTCLPHLTVISLFVSTSFFAYLKPPSMSSPSLDLAVSVLYSVVPPALNPLIYSLRNQKLKDTLRKMMPWSHWIRYISMDLWSLSAPG; encoded by the exons atgtccaacagcagctccatcagccacttcctcctgctggcattggcagacacgcggcagctgcagctcctgcacttctgcctcttgctgggcatcttcctggctgccctcctggccaacggcctcatcatctgcgctgtagcctgtggccaccacttgcacacgcccatgttcttcttcctgctcaacctggccctcagtgacctgggctccatctgcaccactgtccccaaagccatgcacaattccctctgggacatcaGGACTatttcctacactggatgtgctgcacagctatttttctttctcttcttcatttcagcagagtattttctcttgactgtcatgtgctacgaccgctacgtgtccatctgcaaacccctgcactatgggaccctcctgggcagcagagcttgtgcctacatggcagcagctgcatgggccagtggctttctaaatgctctcatgcacacagtcaatacattttccctgcccctgtgccatggcaatgccctgggccagttcttctgtgaaatcccacacatcctcaagctctcctgcacaAAATCCTTCCTCAGGGAACTTGGACTTTCTGTTTTCACCACCTTCttagcatttggttgttttgtattcattgttttctcctatgtgcagatcttcagggctgtgctgaggatctcctctgcgcagggacggcacaaagccttttccacctgcctcccccacCTCACCGtgatctccctgtttgtcagcacctcattttttgcctacctgaagcccccctccatgtcctccccatccctggatctggcagtgtcagttctgtactcggtggtgcctccagccctgaaccccctcatttacagcctgaggaaccagaagCTCAAGGATACCCTGAGGAAAATGATG CCATGGTCTCATTGGATCCGCTATATCTCTATGGACCTTTG